In a single window of the Actinomycetota bacterium genome:
- a CDS encoding decaprenylphospho-beta-D-erythro-pentofuranosid-2-ulose 2-reductase: MQDAFGDPGTIALFGATSDIGQAIVARLVHRRDTRVALAAREPDAAAGLAELLAARGATTHDFTFDAADSATHADLVASVAKALGDIDLAVLAFGVLGHGQGIDTDPATAAAQVTVNYTGAVSLGLALAAQMRRQGHGTIVVLSSVAGERVRKANFVYGSAKAGLDGFAQGLGDALAGSGVRVMIVRPGFVVSKMTEGLKPAPFSTNPDDVAAAVERGLRRRSRVVWTPGVLRAVFVVFRHLPSAVWRRLPF, encoded by the coding sequence GTGCAGGACGCATTCGGAGATCCGGGCACGATCGCGCTGTTCGGCGCGACGAGCGACATCGGCCAGGCGATCGTCGCGCGCCTCGTTCACCGCCGTGACACCCGTGTAGCCCTCGCCGCTCGGGAACCCGACGCTGCCGCCGGACTGGCCGAGCTGCTGGCCGCCCGGGGCGCGACGACCCACGACTTCACCTTCGACGCCGCCGACAGCGCCACCCACGCCGACCTCGTCGCCTCGGTCGCGAAGGCACTCGGCGACATCGACCTCGCAGTTCTCGCGTTCGGCGTGCTCGGTCATGGTCAGGGCATCGACACCGACCCGGCCACCGCCGCCGCTCAGGTCACCGTCAACTACACCGGCGCCGTCTCGCTCGGGCTCGCGCTCGCGGCGCAGATGCGCCGCCAGGGACACGGCACGATCGTCGTGCTGTCCTCGGTCGCCGGCGAGCGCGTCCGCAAGGCGAACTTCGTCTACGGCTCGGCCAAAGCTGGCCTCGACGGGTTCGCCCAGGGTCTCGGCGACGCCCTCGCCGGATCCGGCGTGCGGGTGATGATCGTGCGTCCCGGCTTCGTCGTCTCGAAGATGACCGAGGGGCTGAAGCCGGCTCCGTTCTCGACGAACCCGGACGACGTGGCTGCTGCCGTGGAGCGGGGCCTGCGCCGGCGGAGCCGTGTCGTGTGGACACCGGGCGTGCTGCGGGCGGTGTTCGTGGTGTTCCGCCACCTACCGTCGGCCGTTTGGCGCCGCCTGCCGTTCTGA
- a CDS encoding FAD-binding oxidoreductase has product MAALPAESPSSAAPPPSSAPAPEWRALTGWGRTAPTVAQVVSASDEASIREALTMAGERGVIARGLGRSYGAPSQNGGGLVIEIADDGSRAVGEIVIDEQAGTVTAPASVSIDTLLKVLVPAGWFVPVTPGTRLVTLGGAVASDIHGKNHHVDGSLGNHIESMRLLLADGTATDISPSVQPELFWATIGGMGLTGVVLQVTLRVLRIETSRMLVDTQRCPDLDAVCAAMAEGDADHRYSVAWIDLVATGRHLGRSVLTRADHAGRADLAKSAEPFAYHPRVLAGVPPLVPDGMLSRWSVRAFNEVWYRKAPANRSTSVQSIGSFFHPLDAVTSWNRLYGRHGFLQYQFVVPFAADDVLRHVVERLANSGASSFLAVLKRFGEANAAPLSFPMPGWTLTLDIPAARAGIGRLLPELDELVLGAGGRHYLAKDSHLTAADIRRGYPRLPEWRQVRDKADPTGLFTSDLARRLELVG; this is encoded by the coding sequence ATGGCTGCCCTGCCCGCCGAATCGCCTTCCTCCGCCGCGCCCCCGCCCAGCTCTGCGCCGGCGCCTGAGTGGCGAGCACTCACCGGGTGGGGACGCACCGCGCCGACGGTCGCCCAGGTGGTCAGCGCCTCCGACGAGGCCTCCATCCGTGAGGCGCTGACGATGGCCGGCGAGCGCGGTGTGATCGCGCGAGGGCTCGGCCGCTCGTACGGGGCGCCGTCCCAGAACGGCGGCGGCCTGGTGATCGAGATCGCCGACGACGGGTCACGAGCCGTGGGCGAGATCGTCATCGACGAGCAGGCGGGAACCGTCACCGCGCCGGCGAGCGTGAGCATCGACACCCTGTTGAAGGTGCTCGTGCCCGCGGGTTGGTTCGTGCCGGTCACTCCCGGGACCCGCCTCGTGACCCTCGGTGGAGCGGTGGCCTCTGACATCCACGGCAAGAACCATCACGTCGACGGCAGCCTCGGCAACCACATCGAGTCGATGCGGCTGCTGCTCGCCGACGGCACGGCCACCGACATCTCCCCGTCCGTCCAGCCCGAGCTCTTCTGGGCCACGATCGGGGGCATGGGGCTCACCGGCGTGGTGCTGCAGGTCACCTTGCGGGTACTGCGCATCGAGACGAGCCGGATGCTCGTCGACACGCAACGGTGTCCAGACCTCGACGCCGTCTGCGCCGCGATGGCCGAGGGCGACGCCGACCACCGCTACTCGGTGGCCTGGATCGACCTCGTCGCCACCGGCAGGCACCTCGGCCGCTCGGTGCTCACCCGTGCCGACCACGCGGGCCGCGCCGACCTCGCCAAGTCGGCCGAGCCGTTCGCCTACCACCCGCGGGTGCTTGCGGGCGTCCCCCCGCTCGTGCCCGACGGGATGCTCAGCAGATGGTCCGTACGGGCCTTCAACGAGGTGTGGTACCGCAAGGCGCCGGCGAACCGCAGCACCTCGGTGCAGTCGATCGGCAGCTTCTTCCACCCCCTCGACGCCGTGACCAGCTGGAACCGGCTGTACGGGCGCCACGGCTTCCTGCAGTACCAGTTCGTCGTGCCCTTCGCCGCCGACGACGTCTTGCGCCACGTCGTCGAGCGCCTCGCGAACTCCGGCGCGTCGTCGTTCCTCGCCGTGTTGAAGCGCTTCGGCGAGGCCAACGCTGCCCCGCTCTCGTTCCCGATGCCGGGCTGGACGCTCACCCTCGACATCCCCGCGGCCCGGGCCGGGATCGGCCGGCTGCTGCCCGAACTGGACGAGCTGGTGCTCGGCGCCGGAGGACGTCACTACCTGGCCAAGGACTCCCACCTGACCGCGGCCGACATCCGCCGCGGCTATCCACGCCTGCCCGAGTGGCGACAGGTGCGCGACAAGGCCGACCCCACCGGGCTGTTCACCTCCGATCTCGCCCGCCGTCTCGAGCTGGTCGGCTGA
- a CDS encoding glycosyltransferase family 39 protein gives MTPSAAPATTARSNAVAVRLIALVAACAVLLVVHYAGVLSSGVDDGAGGRLLGRLDAGAVVILAVAGYLLNRRPAQAHLSGAPAPPSVRPVVRFLGRAAPWWWLAVAFAVVVSPVALGPRRLLVSALFGRHPGSTGPLPGLSIGWVVSIVLVAVVLWPLWTRVVRRLPLRTALARELVGAGLLFACGLGWQLLAVVTDRTAAFGMRSLVPGHLDALAVGAALAALAQAGLLERRHQRLAVAAAAATFALMLVLVPGGVTGIGRGAMLLDHAGDLVLAAALVAAVATATNSRPSAPSRWLAVLAPGLVLFGESSLHLLARQHRERVVELDGVPFLVGPTLTLVLWSLLLAASIAAFGAWAIDRSVDRLLHGRVAPWRPASFAAAVAGVAGAGFTWRVIAWLTIAPERTDGGDPLFYHSAANLFAQGRGWPEPLNWIAYGRTIPSALHGPGYPLYLSITSRLGGTSYVDHKLASILAGSLLVVVVALVGRRVGGPRVGVVAAVLAAAYPNLWIIDGVLFPEGLFALLTTTGILLAYRWRDTHRSATALALGLSIGAAALVRGEGLFLVVLLAIPWLMLDRGIDLRTRLRHAVLAVVGTVAMAGPWLVYNIPRFEVLVPLSTNGNELHVYSNCDDTYSGKFLGFWLFECQERIRRVEGDPPGDEAERALAWREVGFDYARAHATELPKVVAARLGRQWELFRPFQNVEFAAIEGRNTTAAGWGLAMYYGLATAAIAGAVMLRRRRVALWPLGAQIVGVTITAAYAYGTTRFRAPAEPVLCILAAVALVPLGAAVARRLSPRQGVVPVGGEDAFVRGARGSTSRGRRRSAAALGALAVVVALPLRGLYRQPGSTMEEGFMLTFPERVLRGDVPNVDFLHLYGPGSLDVLAGVYQVFGVRLEVERTYGLVQHLAIILGVYTIVRAWGRGAAFAAAALSALLVLTPIGLSALAWNGAVALALWSTICALRAVAREPDDPAVSRRWWLGAGVLAGLALTYRPDLAVALVVALGYLLWRRRRAWAPVALGAAVGLLAMLVHLVRAGIGPSVEGMLLDPVFNLRPGRQLPRPPSFDHLDGALQVIGERIPPWWGLPHLPASQQLFWWFFLLPAVTAGVLAVAVWAHRRGDAVGRTRVLVAAALLATGLLPQALQRPDSAHFAWVGCLSFPLAVPAMIEVIARRRPSWHRLVRVGTAFAVVAATYLAVFPFYSYRTYLAHTRASLGLVDAGLEVRRGERSWLLGDERSWRATKAVVADLDELATPGERLLVGPVDLRQTAYSDVFFYYLFPELEPATYFIEMDPGLANAPGSRLTQDVASADWLILTRFWSGWIEDNDSIVFGPDDANVVVEEQFCLVRSYERDLVRLYQRCPGGGAPGPYEGPYDPTVDYAVEVAVPVPPRSDGTHPPGSPAAP, from the coding sequence GTGACCCCGAGCGCCGCGCCCGCAACAACGGCGCGCTCAAACGCCGTCGCCGTGCGCCTGATCGCTCTCGTCGCAGCCTGCGCGGTGCTGCTCGTGGTGCACTACGCGGGCGTTTTGTCGAGCGGTGTCGACGACGGCGCCGGGGGGCGGCTGCTCGGCCGGCTCGACGCCGGGGCGGTCGTCATCCTCGCCGTCGCGGGATACCTGCTGAACAGGCGCCCGGCGCAGGCTCACCTGAGCGGTGCGCCCGCCCCGCCAAGCGTGCGGCCGGTGGTGCGCTTCCTCGGGCGCGCCGCCCCGTGGTGGTGGCTCGCGGTCGCCTTCGCCGTCGTCGTGTCGCCCGTCGCGCTCGGGCCGCGTCGCCTGCTCGTCAGCGCGCTCTTCGGGCGCCATCCCGGCTCCACCGGTCCGCTCCCCGGGTTGTCGATCGGCTGGGTCGTGTCGATCGTGCTCGTCGCGGTCGTGCTGTGGCCTCTCTGGACGAGGGTCGTGCGCCGGCTCCCGCTGCGCACCGCGCTGGCGCGTGAGCTGGTCGGTGCGGGGCTGCTCTTCGCCTGCGGGCTCGGCTGGCAGCTCCTTGCCGTCGTCACGGACCGCACCGCGGCTTTCGGGATGCGCAGCCTGGTGCCCGGGCATCTCGACGCACTGGCCGTCGGCGCGGCGCTGGCCGCGCTTGCCCAGGCGGGACTGCTCGAGCGGCGCCACCAGCGCCTCGCGGTGGCCGCGGCCGCGGCCACGTTCGCCCTGATGCTGGTGCTCGTGCCCGGCGGGGTGACGGGGATCGGTAGGGGCGCGATGCTCCTCGACCACGCCGGCGACCTGGTGCTCGCCGCGGCCTTGGTGGCGGCCGTGGCGACAGCTACGAACTCCCGGCCGTCGGCACCCAGCCGTTGGCTGGCCGTGCTCGCCCCCGGGTTGGTGCTCTTCGGCGAATCGTCGCTGCATCTGCTGGCGCGCCAGCACCGCGAGCGGGTCGTCGAGCTCGACGGGGTGCCGTTCCTCGTCGGGCCGACGCTGACCCTGGTGCTGTGGTCGCTGCTCCTCGCGGCCTCCATCGCCGCGTTCGGCGCGTGGGCCATCGACCGTTCGGTCGACCGCTTGCTCCACGGTCGAGTCGCGCCGTGGCGGCCGGCAAGCTTCGCGGCTGCCGTGGCCGGTGTGGCCGGTGCGGGCTTCACCTGGCGGGTGATCGCCTGGCTGACGATCGCCCCCGAGCGCACCGACGGCGGGGATCCGCTCTTCTACCACTCTGCCGCGAACCTGTTCGCGCAGGGTCGGGGATGGCCCGAGCCCCTGAACTGGATCGCTTACGGGCGCACCATCCCGAGCGCGCTCCACGGGCCTGGGTACCCGCTCTACCTGTCGATCACGTCACGGCTCGGCGGCACCTCGTACGTAGACCACAAGCTGGCGTCGATCCTCGCGGGGTCGTTGCTCGTGGTCGTCGTCGCGCTGGTCGGGCGACGCGTGGGCGGGCCGCGGGTCGGCGTCGTCGCGGCCGTGCTCGCTGCTGCCTACCCGAACCTGTGGATCATCGACGGGGTGCTGTTCCCGGAGGGCCTGTTCGCGCTGCTCACCACGACCGGCATCCTTCTCGCCTACCGCTGGCGGGACACGCATCGCTCGGCGACGGCGCTCGCCCTCGGGCTGTCCATCGGGGCCGCCGCGCTGGTGCGCGGCGAGGGCTTGTTCCTCGTCGTGCTGCTCGCCATCCCCTGGCTGATGCTCGACCGCGGCATCGATCTGCGCACTCGTCTGCGCCACGCCGTGCTCGCCGTGGTCGGGACGGTGGCGATGGCGGGGCCGTGGCTCGTGTACAACATCCCCCGCTTCGAGGTGCTGGTGCCGCTGTCGACGAACGGCAACGAACTCCACGTCTACTCGAACTGCGACGACACCTACAGCGGCAAGTTCCTCGGCTTCTGGCTGTTCGAGTGCCAGGAGCGGATCCGCCGGGTGGAAGGCGATCCGCCCGGCGACGAGGCGGAGCGAGCGCTCGCCTGGCGCGAGGTGGGCTTCGACTACGCGCGGGCGCACGCCACCGAGCTGCCGAAGGTGGTCGCCGCGCGCCTCGGGCGCCAATGGGAGCTGTTCCGACCGTTCCAGAACGTCGAGTTCGCGGCGATCGAGGGCCGCAACACCACCGCCGCCGGTTGGGGCCTGGCGATGTACTACGGCCTCGCCACCGCGGCGATCGCCGGAGCGGTGATGCTTCGCCGAAGACGGGTCGCGCTGTGGCCCCTCGGGGCACAGATCGTCGGTGTCACCATCACCGCCGCGTACGCGTACGGCACGACGCGCTTTCGGGCCCCTGCCGAACCGGTGCTGTGCATCCTCGCCGCGGTCGCGCTGGTGCCCCTCGGAGCCGCCGTCGCCCGGCGCCTCTCCCCCCGGCAGGGCGTCGTTCCGGTCGGCGGCGAAGACGCGTTCGTGCGCGGCGCCCGCGGCTCGACCTCGCGCGGCCGGCGACGATCCGCGGCCGCCCTCGGCGCCCTCGCCGTCGTGGTGGCCCTTCCTCTGCGCGGGCTGTACCGCCAGCCGGGCTCGACGATGGAGGAGGGCTTCATGCTCACCTTCCCCGAGCGGGTGCTGCGCGGCGACGTCCCAAACGTCGACTTCTTGCACCTCTACGGACCCGGGTCGCTCGACGTGCTCGCCGGCGTCTACCAGGTGTTCGGCGTGCGTCTGGAGGTGGAGCGCACCTACGGGCTGGTGCAGCACCTGGCGATCATCCTCGGCGTCTACACCATCGTGCGCGCCTGGGGCAGAGGCGCGGCCTTCGCCGCCGCGGCCCTTTCCGCCCTGCTCGTGCTCACCCCGATCGGGCTGTCGGCTCTCGCCTGGAACGGAGCGGTGGCGCTCGCCCTGTGGAGCACCATCTGCGCGCTCCGTGCGGTAGCGCGCGAACCCGACGACCCCGCCGTGTCCAGGCGCTGGTGGCTCGGCGCCGGGGTGCTGGCCGGGCTCGCGCTCACCTACCGCCCCGACCTCGCGGTGGCTCTCGTCGTCGCCCTCGGCTACCTGCTCTGGCGGCGGCGCCGAGCATGGGCACCGGTCGCGCTCGGCGCCGCCGTGGGGCTGTTGGCGATGCTCGTGCACCTGGTCAGGGCGGGCATCGGCCCGTCGGTCGAGGGCATGCTCCTCGACCCCGTGTTCAACCTGCGCCCCGGTCGCCAGCTGCCCCGTCCACCGTCGTTCGACCACCTCGACGGTGCGCTGCAGGTGATCGGCGAGCGCATCCCGCCCTGGTGGGGACTCCCCCACCTACCGGCCAGCCAGCAGCTCTTCTGGTGGTTCTTCCTCCTTCCCGCGGTGACCGCCGGGGTGCTCGCGGTGGCGGTGTGGGCCCACCGCCGCGGCGACGCCGTCGGGCGCACCCGGGTGCTCGTCGCGGCCGCGCTGCTCGCCACCGGACTGCTGCCCCAGGCGCTGCAACGTCCGGACTCCGCGCACTTCGCCTGGGTCGGATGCCTTTCGTTCCCGCTCGCCGTGCCGGCGATGATCGAAGTCATCGCGCGTCGGCGACCCTCATGGCACCGCCTGGTGAGGGTGGGTACGGCCTTCGCCGTGGTCGCCGCCACGTACCTCGCCGTGTTCCCCTTCTACAGCTACCGCACGTACCTGGCCCACACCCGCGCCAGCCTCGGGCTGGTGGACGCGGGGTTGGAGGTGCGCCGCGGCGAGCGCAGCTGGCTGCTCGGCGACGAGCGCTCGTGGCGGGCGACGAAGGCGGTCGTCGCCGACCTCGACGAGCTGGCCACACCGGGCGAGCGCCTGCTCGTCGGGCCGGTCGATCTGCGCCAGACCGCGTACAGCGACGTCTTCTTCTACTACCTGTTCCCGGAGCTGGAGCCGGCCACGTACTTCATCGAGATGGACCCCGGCCTGGCCAACGCCCCCGGTTCGCGGCTCACGCAGGACGTCGCGTCGGCGGACTGGCTGATCCTCACCCGGTTCTGGAGCGGCTGGATCGAGGACAACGACTCGATCGTGTTCGGCCCCGACGACGCGAACGTGGTCGTCGAGGAGCAGTTCTGCCTGGTGCGCTCTTACGAGCGTGACCTCGTCAGGCTCTACCAGCGTTGCCCCGGTGGTGGTGCCCCCGGGCCGTACGAGGGCCCTTACGACCCGACCGTCGACTATGCGGTCGAGGTGGCCGTGCCGGTGCCGCCGCGCTCGGACGGCACTCACCCGCCCGGCTCGCCGGCGGCTCCTTAG